One window from the genome of Synechococcus sp. PROS-7-1 encodes:
- a CDS encoding hercynine metabolism protein: MAPTWLDQLERNLEDRLNAFLQANPDQDRLLRQQHLQDRQRDLNRRRDQMQSQAKDLRRQLLSLAEQVQAWGERSRKAHAAGEKELAARAERHVQTLMEQGRDLWSELETLGRDFQGLDRQISELRQQASSQSKGRSLDEDWALFEARQELEELRRRQGLD, encoded by the coding sequence ATGGCTCCGACCTGGCTGGATCAACTGGAACGCAACCTGGAGGATCGGCTCAATGCTTTTCTTCAGGCCAACCCGGACCAGGATCGCTTGCTGCGCCAACAGCATCTGCAAGACCGCCAGCGCGACCTGAACCGCCGCCGCGATCAGATGCAGAGTCAGGCCAAAGACCTGCGCCGGCAGCTGTTATCCCTGGCGGAACAGGTCCAGGCCTGGGGTGAGCGCAGCCGCAAAGCGCACGCTGCCGGGGAAAAGGAACTGGCGGCACGCGCTGAACGCCACGTGCAGACGTTGATGGAGCAGGGCCGGGATCTCTGGAGTGAACTGGAGACGCTCGGCCGCGATTTTCAAGGCCTGGACAGGCAGATCAGCGAGTTACGCCAACAGGCTTCAAGCCAATCGAAGGGACGCAGCCTCGATGAAGACTGGGCCCTCTTCGAAGCCAGACAGGAACTGGAAGAGCTCCGGCGCCGCCAAGGACTCGACTGA
- a CDS encoding hercynine metabolism small protein, whose protein sequence is MGREEQRRTVRLQRESLMEELETVYRQAFERLSELELGDGSVARLTQLLLRSRDGAITPLQEEIEAPLITRAPDETVHEAVD, encoded by the coding sequence ATGGGTCGAGAAGAGCAACGCCGCACGGTGCGACTGCAGCGGGAATCGCTGATGGAGGAGCTGGAAACGGTCTACCGGCAAGCCTTCGAAAGGCTCAGTGAGCTAGAGCTGGGGGACGGGTCGGTGGCCCGACTCACCCAGCTGCTGCTGCGCTCGCGGGATGGGGCGATCACCCCGCTGCAGGAAGAAATTGAAGCGCCATTGATCACCCGGGCTCCGGATGAGACCGTTCACGAGGCTGTGGACTGA
- the egtD gene encoding L-histidine N(alpha)-methyltransferase yields MTTLTPSKPELIDLHPPAADMLRLVRQGLQQEPRQLPAWFLYDAEGSRLFDQICEQPEYSLTRTEIGLLERSAAEIATALGDGVIVEFGAGSARKVGPLLNALQPSAYVALDISADHLRQATAALQTRYPGVPMLGICCDHSALKALPGHPLLQGQRRIGFFPGSSLGNFTRLEAVALLRRFRQLLDGGPLLLGLDQPKTPKCLEAAYDDAAGVSAAFARNLLHRLNAELGATFDPERFRYEARWQVAEHRVRMALVSREPQSVWIAGECWHFAAEQPLVTEYSVKYTPAMARALAAEAGWRWRQRWHDPADDLSLHWLEAAD; encoded by the coding sequence ATGACCACGCTCACGCCATCGAAACCGGAGCTGATCGATCTGCATCCGCCGGCGGCGGACATGCTGCGCCTGGTGCGCCAGGGCCTGCAGCAGGAACCGCGCCAGCTCCCCGCCTGGTTCCTCTACGACGCGGAAGGCTCACGCCTGTTTGATCAGATCTGCGAGCAACCCGAGTACAGCCTCACGCGCACGGAGATTGGGCTGCTGGAGCGCTCGGCTGCAGAGATCGCCACCGCCCTGGGAGACGGGGTGATCGTGGAGTTCGGCGCTGGCAGTGCCCGCAAGGTCGGCCCCCTTCTCAACGCCCTCCAACCCTCCGCCTATGTGGCCCTCGACATCAGCGCCGACCATCTCCGCCAGGCCACAGCCGCCCTGCAAACGCGCTATCCGGGCGTGCCCATGCTGGGCATCTGCTGCGATCACAGCGCACTGAAAGCCCTGCCGGGGCATCCTCTGCTGCAGGGCCAGCGCCGCATCGGCTTTTTCCCGGGAAGCTCCCTGGGAAACTTCACCCGCCTGGAGGCTGTTGCGCTGCTGCGGCGCTTCCGCCAGCTGCTTGATGGCGGACCCCTGCTCCTGGGCCTTGATCAACCCAAAACACCTAAATGCCTCGAAGCGGCCTACGACGATGCCGCCGGCGTGTCCGCTGCCTTCGCCCGCAACCTGCTGCATCGGCTGAACGCGGAGCTTGGGGCCACATTCGACCCCGAGCGTTTCCGCTATGAAGCGCGTTGGCAGGTCGCTGAGCACCGGGTGCGCATGGCCCTGGTGAGCCGAGAGCCTCAGTCGGTGTGGATCGCTGGTGAGTGCTGGCATTTTGCTGCCGAGCAACCGCTGGTCACCGAATACAGCGTGAAATACACACCGGCCATGGCCCGCGCCCTGGCCGCGGAAGCGGGCTGGCGTTGGCGGCAGCGCTGGCACGACCCGGCCGACGATCTTTCCCTGCATTGGCTGGAAGCGGCAGACTGA
- the egtB gene encoding ergothioneine biosynthesis protein EgtB gives MASGTLLTRLMAVRHASEALIEPLDTEDLNLQGMADASPPKWHLAHTTWFFETFVLRPHQPSYEPADARWGYLFNSYYEAVGPRQPRPQRGLLSRPPMREVSQWRTRVNEALERLLESSDDAPWLDLVELGLQHEQQHQELMLMDLLDGFSRQPLEPAYRTDWQEPASSGSDGHHPSWLACAGGLVEVGHAGSNFHFDNETPRHRVWLEPFQIADRLVTNGDYLQFINAGGYQRPELWMSEGWAECCQRGWRAPRYWRGDAGGDGPWHWEFTLGGRCPLAEHRPVRHLSWFEADAYARWAGARLPSEAEWELASRTQGEQLQQSHGELWQWTSSPYRPYPGFQAASGAVGEYNGKFMTSQFVLRGSSQLTPKGHSRDTYRNFFPPASRWMAAGLRLAR, from the coding sequence ATGGCTTCCGGCACGCTTCTGACCCGGCTGATGGCCGTGCGGCATGCCAGCGAAGCCCTGATCGAGCCGCTGGACACCGAAGACCTCAACCTTCAGGGCATGGCCGATGCCAGCCCTCCCAAATGGCATCTGGCCCACACCACCTGGTTCTTCGAAACGTTTGTGCTGCGGCCCCACCAGCCGAGTTATGAACCGGCCGACGCCCGCTGGGGTTACCTGTTCAACTCCTATTACGAAGCCGTCGGCCCCCGCCAACCCCGTCCCCAGCGAGGCCTATTGAGCCGGCCGCCGATGCGGGAGGTGAGCCAGTGGCGGACCCGGGTGAACGAAGCCCTCGAACGCCTGCTGGAGAGCAGCGACGATGCGCCCTGGCTCGACCTGGTGGAGCTGGGACTGCAGCACGAGCAGCAGCATCAGGAACTGATGTTGATGGATCTGCTCGACGGCTTCAGCCGCCAACCGCTCGAACCGGCCTACCGGACGGACTGGCAGGAGCCCGCATCAAGCGGCAGCGATGGCCACCACCCCAGCTGGTTGGCCTGCGCAGGCGGCCTCGTGGAGGTCGGGCATGCCGGATCCAACTTTCACTTCGACAACGAAACCCCCCGGCACCGGGTGTGGCTCGAGCCGTTCCAGATCGCCGATCGCCTCGTGACCAATGGCGACTATCTGCAGTTCATCAACGCGGGTGGCTACCAGCGCCCCGAGCTCTGGATGAGCGAGGGCTGGGCGGAATGCTGCCAACGGGGCTGGCGGGCACCCCGCTACTGGCGCGGAGATGCCGGCGGCGACGGTCCCTGGCACTGGGAATTCACCCTTGGAGGACGCTGTCCCCTGGCGGAGCACAGGCCGGTGCGCCACCTCAGCTGGTTTGAGGCGGACGCCTATGCCCGCTGGGCCGGCGCTCGCCTTCCCAGCGAGGCGGAATGGGAACTGGCCAGCCGCACCCAGGGCGAGCAGCTGCAGCAAAGCCACGGCGAGCTCTGGCAGTGGACGTCGAGCCCCTACCGCCCATACCCGGGATTCCAGGCGGCCAGCGGTGCGGTGGGCGAGTACAACGGCAAGTTCATGACCTCCCAATTCGTGCTGCGGGGCAGCAGTCAGCTCACACCCAAGGGCCATTCCCGCGACACTTATCGCAACTTCTTTCCCCCGGCCAGTCGCTGGATGGCGGCCGGCCTGCGCCTGGCCCGATGA
- a CDS encoding protein kinase produces the protein MIGTLLADRYRLDRCLSADPDHPQGTLWCAADQMAAGAPVAVRQLRDAQASERIRGLWPAMQSVLHPQIPRFGGLLEEQGSLWLVREWQEGSSLLQIQAQRLERQLVFGPGEVLLLLRQLLPPLAVLHGQQLVHGDLNPRNLLRRDQDGLPVLIDFGLLQRSGEQPIPGASAAYAPRAQGRQEPAAPWMDLHALGVTALTLLSGRPPEQLLASEADDWMLPADLDLELPYRTVLERLLSEQGDRRFATASEALKALQRVTMPESTGPQPRADRTLVLAPVVVAAPQAPPPSPDLPPLGATAEASERPRPRAEQRQQAAEGRLWPVVAALLVSALVGTAIGWFLLSRGNPPGSAPSTERDVIGRSPTASLPPAEVDQRQQLLSRLRALQVDRSWFLQLVDASLLARFPERNGRLPSDSLEDAPLRQVWNELAEEWLARVEQLPPMLRARLGRLKDADWQKQRQALVQQGVNARVVEQLVSASAQTLLPGVATGVKPPEPFRQLWFAAALRSLEDVRIEAVKARAGAPTVLSSRVPAGGARLISITVPAGRRLVLGINGTPLMQMTVYGADGEVAADRGPLRVVTLSEDAGSPVQVLITNDGVSSGLLTLSCRADLPEPKPLPDVDPNPIPDPATGAEGPVETLPEPPGPKPAGVEEPPAEEASQPVVEADAQPSSSDTN, from the coding sequence GTGATCGGCACCCTGCTGGCTGACCGGTACCGCCTGGATCGCTGCCTGTCTGCGGATCCAGATCATCCCCAGGGAACGCTCTGGTGTGCGGCGGATCAGATGGCCGCCGGTGCGCCGGTGGCGGTGCGTCAGCTCCGGGATGCCCAGGCTTCGGAGCGCATCCGTGGGTTATGGCCGGCAATGCAGTCGGTGCTGCATCCCCAGATCCCCCGCTTCGGTGGGCTCCTGGAAGAGCAGGGCAGCCTCTGGCTTGTGCGCGAATGGCAGGAGGGCTCCAGCCTGCTGCAGATCCAGGCGCAGCGTCTGGAGCGCCAGCTGGTGTTCGGGCCGGGCGAAGTGCTCCTGCTGCTGCGCCAGCTGCTGCCGCCTTTGGCCGTGCTGCATGGCCAGCAGCTGGTGCATGGCGATCTCAATCCCCGCAATCTGCTCCGGCGCGACCAGGACGGTCTGCCGGTGTTGATCGATTTCGGTTTGCTGCAGCGCAGCGGTGAGCAGCCGATTCCCGGGGCTTCGGCGGCCTATGCCCCCAGAGCCCAGGGGCGGCAGGAGCCCGCTGCGCCCTGGATGGATCTGCATGCGCTGGGGGTCACGGCCCTTACCCTGCTGAGCGGCCGTCCACCCGAACAGCTCCTGGCGTCTGAAGCCGACGACTGGATGTTGCCGGCGGATCTGGATCTGGAGTTGCCCTATCGCACGGTTCTCGAACGCCTGTTATCCGAGCAGGGGGATCGGCGTTTTGCCACCGCCAGCGAGGCGCTGAAAGCGTTGCAGCGGGTCACCATGCCCGAGTCCACCGGACCCCAGCCTCGGGCGGACCGCACCCTGGTGCTGGCACCGGTGGTGGTGGCAGCACCCCAGGCGCCGCCACCGTCGCCAGACCTGCCGCCTTTGGGGGCGACAGCAGAGGCATCCGAGCGGCCCCGTCCCCGCGCCGAACAGCGCCAGCAAGCCGCGGAGGGAAGGCTCTGGCCGGTTGTGGCTGCCCTGTTGGTGTCTGCGCTGGTGGGGACGGCGATCGGATGGTTCCTGCTCAGTCGCGGCAATCCCCCTGGATCGGCACCATCAACCGAGCGGGATGTGATCGGTCGCTCTCCCACCGCCAGCCTTCCCCCGGCGGAAGTGGATCAACGCCAGCAACTGTTGAGCCGCTTGAGGGCGTTGCAAGTGGATCGCAGCTGGTTCCTGCAACTAGTGGATGCCAGCCTGCTGGCCCGCTTCCCCGAGCGCAATGGCCGCCTGCCCAGTGATTCCCTCGAGGATGCCCCGCTCAGGCAGGTTTGGAATGAGCTGGCCGAGGAATGGCTGGCCCGGGTGGAGCAGCTACCGCCGATGCTGCGCGCCCGACTGGGCCGCCTCAAAGATGCCGACTGGCAAAAGCAGCGCCAGGCGCTGGTGCAGCAGGGGGTGAATGCCCGGGTGGTGGAGCAATTGGTGAGTGCATCGGCGCAGACGCTTCTGCCCGGTGTGGCCACGGGGGTGAAGCCACCTGAACCGTTCCGGCAACTGTGGTTTGCGGCGGCACTGCGCAGCCTGGAGGATGTGCGCATCGAAGCGGTGAAGGCCCGTGCCGGCGCGCCCACCGTGCTCTCGAGCCGGGTTCCCGCAGGCGGAGCCCGCTTGATTTCAATCACCGTCCCGGCCGGCCGACGCTTGGTATTGGGCATCAACGGCACACCGTTGATGCAGATGACGGTGTACGGCGCCGACGGGGAGGTGGCCGCCGATCGCGGGCCGCTGCGGGTGGTGACCCTCAGCGAAGACGCTGGATCGCCGGTGCAGGTGCTGATCACCAACGACGGCGTGTCCTCCGGGTTGCTCACCCTGTCCTGTCGGGCGGATCTCCCGGAGCCCAAGCCCCTGCCCGATGTGGATCCCAATCCCATCCCCGATCCGGCCACCGGGGCCGAGGGCCCCGTGGAAACCTTGCCGGAGCCGCCCGGTCCGAAGCCGGCAGGGGTGGAGGAGCCACCCGCTGAGGAGGCGTCCCAGCCGGTGGTGGAGGCAGACGCGCAGCCTTCCTCTTCTGACACGAACTAG
- the smpB gene encoding SsrA-binding protein SmpB: protein MAKGGGKKSAAAARAAANRLLADNRLARHQYDILETLETGIELVGTEVKSIRAGQANLRDGFCLIRNGELQLHNVHISPHTHASGYFNHDPLRVRRLLAHRREIDKLRGQLDQKGLALIPLNLHLQGSWIKLTLGLGKGRKLHDKRAAEKDKQIKKETRAALSRY from the coding sequence ATGGCCAAAGGAGGAGGCAAGAAGAGTGCCGCTGCTGCGCGCGCCGCAGCCAACCGGCTGCTGGCGGATAACCGCTTGGCCCGGCATCAATACGACATTCTCGAGACGCTCGAAACCGGCATCGAGCTGGTGGGCACCGAGGTGAAATCAATCCGGGCCGGGCAGGCCAACCTGCGCGATGGGTTCTGCCTGATCCGCAATGGAGAGCTGCAGCTGCACAACGTGCACATCTCCCCCCACACCCATGCCAGCGGCTATTTCAACCACGACCCGTTGCGGGTGCGCCGCCTACTGGCGCACCGACGAGAGATCGACAAACTGCGCGGCCAGTTGGACCAGAAAGGACTGGCGCTGATCCCCCTCAACCTGCATCTGCAGGGCTCCTGGATCAAGCTCACCCTGGGACTGGGCAAGGGGCGCAAACTCCACGACAAGCGCGCCGCAGAAAAAGACAAGCAGATCAAGAAAGAAACTCGCGCAGCACTGTCGCGTTACTAA
- the ruvB gene encoding Holliday junction branch migration DNA helicase RuvB, translating into MAIVSSNAASQGSRPDRVPNRVVDGARQAGDDLDPGRSGAKEDSLRPKRLADYIGQRELKQVLGIAVQAAVGRGEALDHVLLYGPPGLGKTTMAMVLAEELGVTCRITSAPALERPRDIVGLLVTLQPKDLLFIDEIHRLSRVAEELLYPAMEDRRLDLTVGKGSTARTRALDLPPFTLVGATTRAGALSSPLRDRFGLIQRLEFYGLEDLQAIVERAAGLLDLELSAAACTEIARRCRGTPRIANRLLRRVRDVACVRACEGCIDQALVDEALTLHRVDGRGLDASDRRLMELLLQSHGGGPAGLDTLAAALGEDPATLESVVEPYLLQLGFLQRTPRGRVVTAAGRGHLGWPESQEQVA; encoded by the coding sequence ATGGCGATCGTTTCCTCCAACGCCGCATCCCAGGGTTCGCGGCCGGATCGCGTCCCCAATCGGGTGGTGGACGGGGCCCGGCAGGCAGGGGATGACCTCGATCCAGGACGGTCTGGTGCCAAGGAGGACAGCCTGCGGCCCAAGCGCCTTGCGGATTACATCGGTCAGCGCGAGCTGAAGCAGGTGTTAGGCATTGCCGTGCAGGCGGCCGTCGGCCGCGGCGAGGCTCTCGATCACGTGTTGCTCTACGGCCCCCCCGGCTTGGGCAAAACCACCATGGCCATGGTGCTCGCCGAAGAGCTGGGGGTGACCTGCCGGATCACCAGTGCACCGGCCCTAGAGCGCCCCCGCGACATCGTGGGGTTGCTGGTGACCCTGCAGCCCAAGGATCTGCTGTTCATCGATGAGATTCACAGGCTGAGCCGGGTGGCCGAAGAGCTGCTCTATCCGGCCATGGAGGATCGTCGCCTGGATCTCACCGTGGGCAAGGGCAGCACGGCGCGCACCCGTGCCCTCGACCTGCCTCCCTTCACGCTGGTGGGGGCCACCACCCGGGCCGGGGCTCTGAGCTCGCCGTTGCGCGATCGCTTCGGGCTGATTCAGCGGCTCGAGTTTTACGGCTTGGAGGATCTTCAGGCCATCGTGGAACGGGCTGCCGGCCTGCTCGATCTCGAACTCAGTGCGGCGGCCTGCACGGAGATCGCCCGCCGCTGCAGGGGCACCCCCCGCATTGCCAACCGCCTGTTGCGGCGGGTGCGCGACGTGGCCTGCGTGCGGGCCTGTGAGGGTTGCATTGATCAGGCTCTGGTGGATGAAGCTCTCACCCTGCATCGCGTGGATGGCCGGGGGTTGGATGCCAGTGATCGCCGCCTGATGGAACTACTGCTGCAGTCCCATGGCGGTGGTCCCGCCGGCCTCGATACCCTGGCGGCCGCCCTTGGTGAGGACCCGGCCACCCTGGAGTCGGTGGTGGAGCCGTACCTGCTTCAGCTTGGTTTTCTGCAGCGCACCCCCCGGGGCCGGGTGGTGACCGCCGCGGGCCGGGGCCATCTCGGTTGGCCAGAGTCCCAGGAGCAGGTGGCATGA
- a CDS encoding tetratricopeptide repeat protein: MTRLSLLLRSFFALVVLFALLVLPGPVMAAGDPDTGDLPRLFERALSLSRQGDPEAALPLWDEVLELAPRDAAAWSNRGNIRLMLGDPEGAIADQTRSIALAPEDADPHLNRGTAEEALQRWPEAAADYDWILQRDPLDASALYNLGNVRGSEGDWTQAQRLYRQAADARPGFAMARSSDALALYQLEDLAEAERQLRNLIRRYPLFADARAALSALLWRQGSRGEAESHWAAAAGLDPSYRDSAWLAQVRRWPPTPIADLERFLALEVS, from the coding sequence ATGACTCGGTTGTCCTTGCTGTTGCGTTCTTTTTTCGCCTTGGTGGTGTTGTTCGCCCTGCTGGTTCTGCCCGGGCCGGTGATGGCGGCAGGCGATCCTGATACCGGGGACCTGCCGCGCTTGTTTGAGCGGGCCTTGAGCCTGAGCCGCCAGGGCGATCCGGAGGCAGCGCTGCCCCTTTGGGATGAAGTGCTGGAGCTGGCGCCGCGGGATGCTGCTGCCTGGAGCAATCGCGGCAACATCCGCTTGATGCTGGGGGATCCTGAGGGGGCGATCGCCGATCAAACCCGCTCGATCGCCCTGGCACCGGAGGATGCCGATCCCCATCTCAATCGGGGTACCGCCGAGGAAGCCTTGCAGCGTTGGCCTGAGGCCGCGGCTGATTACGACTGGATCCTTCAGCGCGATCCCCTCGATGCTTCGGCGCTCTACAACCTGGGCAATGTGCGTGGCTCTGAGGGCGACTGGACCCAAGCCCAGCGTTTGTATCGCCAAGCCGCCGATGCCCGCCCGGGATTTGCCATGGCTCGCTCCAGTGATGCCCTGGCCCTCTACCAGCTTGAGGATCTTGCGGAAGCTGAGCGTCAGCTGCGCAATCTCATTCGCCGCTATCCCTTGTTTGCTGATGCCCGTGCCGCACTCAGCGCTTTGCTCTGGCGGCAGGGCTCCCGCGGCGAAGCCGAAAGCCATTGGGCTGCGGCTGCCGGACTGGATCCCAGTTATCGGGATTCGGCCTGGCTGGCCCAGGTGCGGCGCTGGCCGCCGACACCGATCGCTGATCTCGAGCGCTTTCTCGCTTTGGAGGTGTCATGA
- a CDS encoding amidohydrolase, with product MTSSLPWTERLEAMLPELVDFRRHLHAHPELSGEEHQTAALLAGALREAGWRVREGVGRTGVVADLGPEQGPKLGLRVDMDALPVEERTGLPYASLRQGVMHACGHDLHSTIGLGVARLLASEPEQPVGLRLLFQPAEELAQGARWMRDAGATDGLDGLFGVHVFPSLPVGSIGVRSGSLTAAAGELEIEVIGEGGHGARPHQSVDAIWIASRVVTGLQEAISRRLDALHPVVVSFGHIEGGKAFNVIADRVRLLGTVRCLCTDVHDRLPAWIEDTVQALCAGFGATARVHYRCISPPVHNDAALTALLERCAIEQLGATQVLRLEQPSLGAEDFAELLKGVPGTMFRLGVAGPEGCAPLHNGHFLPDEACLAVGIRVLTAALLAWEPPA from the coding sequence ATGACCTCTTCGTTGCCCTGGACTGAGCGCCTGGAAGCGATGCTGCCGGAGTTGGTGGACTTTCGCCGCCACCTGCATGCCCATCCCGAGCTCAGCGGCGAAGAGCACCAGACCGCCGCCTTGCTCGCGGGTGCCTTGCGGGAGGCCGGCTGGCGAGTGCGTGAGGGTGTGGGACGCACCGGTGTGGTGGCGGATCTCGGGCCGGAGCAGGGTCCCAAGCTTGGGTTGCGGGTGGACATGGACGCCCTGCCGGTGGAGGAGCGCACGGGTCTGCCCTATGCCTCCTTGCGCCAGGGGGTGATGCACGCCTGCGGCCACGACCTGCACAGCACCATCGGTCTGGGGGTGGCCCGGCTGCTGGCCAGTGAGCCGGAGCAGCCTGTCGGCCTGCGCCTGCTGTTCCAGCCCGCTGAAGAGCTTGCCCAAGGTGCGCGCTGGATGCGCGATGCCGGAGCTACCGACGGACTGGACGGATTGTTCGGCGTGCACGTGTTCCCGTCCTTGCCGGTTGGCAGCATCGGCGTGCGCAGCGGCAGCCTGACGGCCGCGGCGGGTGAATTGGAGATCGAAGTGATCGGTGAAGGAGGGCATGGCGCCCGTCCGCATCAATCGGTGGATGCGATCTGGATCGCTTCGCGAGTGGTGACCGGGTTGCAGGAGGCGATCAGTCGCCGGCTCGATGCCTTGCATCCGGTGGTGGTGAGTTTCGGGCACATCGAAGGGGGGAAGGCCTTCAACGTGATCGCTGATCGGGTGCGTCTGCTCGGCACGGTGCGTTGTCTCTGCACGGATGTGCATGACCGTCTGCCCGCCTGGATCGAAGACACCGTGCAGGCCCTGTGCGCGGGCTTCGGCGCCACGGCTCGGGTGCACTACCGCTGCATCTCGCCTCCGGTGCACAACGACGCTGCCCTTACGGCTCTGTTGGAGCGCTGCGCTATCGAGCAGCTGGGGGCAACCCAGGTGTTGAGGCTGGAGCAGCCCTCCCTGGGGGCTGAGGATTTTGCCGAGCTGCTCAAGGGTGTGCCCGGCACGATGTTCCGTTTGGGGGTGGCCGGGCCTGAGGGCTGCGCGCCCCTGCACAACGGTCATTTTTTGCCGGATGAAGCCTGTCTGGCGGTGGGAATCCGCGTGCTGACGGCGGCGCTTCTCGCCTGGGAGCCTCCGGCATGA
- a CDS encoding DUF3188 domain-containing protein yields the protein MNRPPRTRLHVLLSLAAPLLVLLGVVALLQREGADKLQSLPAILVGTGLVIHAVVGRRRRRHRLLVALRSNRFEES from the coding sequence ATGAACCGGCCACCTCGCACCCGCTTGCATGTGCTGCTGTCCTTGGCAGCTCCTCTGTTGGTGTTGCTGGGTGTGGTGGCTCTACTGCAACGGGAGGGTGCCGACAAATTGCAGTCTCTCCCTGCCATCCTGGTGGGTACAGGCCTGGTGATCCATGCCGTGGTGGGCCGGCGGCGTCGGCGTCATCGGCTGTTGGTGGCCCTGCGCAGCAATCGTTTCGAGGAGTCCTGA
- a CDS encoding HEAT repeat domain-containing protein encodes MASSPQTPPGDAPDLDALREAIGSGDPTRAMPALTQLRFCSDEEAVPLLVLGTQQQAFLVRSLSCSGLGYKRTDQGWTVLEQLLSSDEDANVRAEAANALVSYGVVRSWPLLRAAFGADGAWLVRCSILSGLAEQPEINLAWLLELAEIAIADGDGTVRVSGAEILGRIVRESQGVPIGEQARALLQPLQQDQDHRVVAAALNGLQGG; translated from the coding sequence ATGGCATCCAGCCCCCAGACCCCCCCGGGGGACGCCCCGGATCTCGACGCCCTCAGGGAGGCCATTGGCTCCGGGGATCCCACCCGGGCGATGCCCGCTCTCACCCAGCTGCGCTTCTGCAGCGATGAGGAGGCGGTGCCCCTGCTGGTGCTGGGAACGCAGCAGCAGGCGTTTCTGGTGCGCTCTCTCAGTTGCAGTGGCTTGGGCTACAAACGCACTGACCAGGGCTGGACCGTGCTGGAGCAGCTTCTCAGCAGCGATGAGGACGCCAATGTGAGGGCCGAGGCCGCCAATGCCCTCGTGAGCTATGGCGTGGTGCGTTCCTGGCCGTTGCTGCGCGCTGCGTTTGGTGCCGATGGCGCCTGGCTGGTGCGCTGCAGCATCCTCTCTGGACTGGCGGAACAACCGGAGATCAACCTGGCTTGGCTGTTGGAGCTGGCCGAGATCGCCATCGCTGATGGCGACGGCACTGTGCGGGTGAGCGGTGCTGAAATTCTCGGGCGGATCGTGCGCGAGTCCCAGGGTGTCCCCATCGGCGAGCAGGCCCGCGCCCTGCTTCAACCCTTGCAGCAGGACCAGGACCATCGGGTGGTGGCTGCGGCGCTGAATGGTCTTCAGGGAGGTTGA